The Metarhizium brunneum chromosome 3, complete sequence DNA window GAACGAAGCACACATATCCATCCCACTGTATATACATCGTTTGCTAACTGCCGTTTAGCATTGCATTCTTGGGCCCCATTATTGCCGGAGCTTGCTTTTGTTCTCTTTGCTGTTGTATCTGTCAGATCATCTTTCGCGTTGTCGACTAGGTATCTCTTCAGGTTTGGCGATTGTTGCATCTTGATTATTGGTTTTCGCGACAAGTATCGGTATTTGCGGCGTTCACTTTGTCGTAGGTTTACTGGCCCGGAAATCTTGAATCAGCAGGCAACTGTAAACTAATCCTAGCTTTAGTGCAACAGTTTAGATCCGTAAGACGGAGGGATATCGGGACGCCAGTGCCCAGACAAGGCGAACTTGATCAGCGTGGTTTTGAAAGGAGACAGTCCAGCCTTCGTCAGCAAGGTACTCGTCTTGAAGTGTTTGAAATAAACCAGATACATTAGGTACATGTATTTCTAGGAATATATGGCCTCATACCCATGAGGAGGCGAATAGAGCGGTCTTTGGGCATGGAACCGTGCGGCAATGATGGGGTAGACTGCGCCTACTTTGAGGCCTCCCACCGAGCTTTGAAGGAAAACGACCATGATTCGCCTAACAGTAGATACGGAAAGTGATAGGCTACTGGGGCGTCAAGCGGACTAAGCTTAGGGTCTTTGGGGTTCgatgtcaatgttggctgccTCAGCACGCCTGCGCAAGTAGACTGAAATCACCATGTTGGCGCACAAGAGGAGAGTAAGAAGAGTGAGGCTCTGTGATACCCAACGAGATTGCCAATAAAGCTGGTCTCGATGTTGCAGGACCCATAAAATTTCCTGCATGTCTGGGCGATCGAGTCTCGTCAGCTGGTGATGAGGCCGTCATGACGCCATTGTATAGTGTGATAAATGGAAATCATCGTCAGATGATACGTATGCTCATTTCTGGGGGTGCCGATGTTAATATGCATACTCATTTTGGTATACCTATATGCAGGGCAGCATACCGCGGCCATTACGAAATAGCCTGTATGCTTGTTGGCGCTGGTGCTAATTCTGGCGACATCAGTACGGCTCTTCACATCGCTGTGGGATTTGGCTACTACAGGATAACTCGTCTGGTCTGCTTCTTACAGCCGGTGCTAATGTGAACGTTAGATGTGGTTATCGACACCAGTTAAACACGCCATTATACGAAGCCGCAGTGAATGGCCACGAGAAAGTAGCCCAATTTCTTCTCCCTACGGGTGGTGACGTGCTTATCACGGAGGGGACACTTGCATGGATTAGTTGCAACGAAACAATATCGAAATTCGTTCGCGACAAGGTTAAAAATGCAGTCCCAATAACACCACATTTACTCTTGGCCGTTGCAAGGAATCGGCAAGGCGGAGATCAAATCATGGCCGTCATTTTGGACAAGCGAGGCGGCGATGTTCCATTAACAGAGGAAGTAATCGAGTCTCTGTTAGAGAACTCCTGGGCTGGATATGACCTCATGAATGTCCTAGTCCAGCAGCAAGGAGATGATAATCAGACGACTGCAAGCTTGGTCCAAAAGCAGTGGCGTTCTTATTTGAGGTATGAGCAAGTGCAGCCGTTTCTTAAGCAGCACCCTATCACGCGAAGAATGATGATGGCCGGCGCGAGAAACATTTATCAATGGAAGGGAGTCGTAGAGTTGCTTATAAAATACAGAAGAGATGAGTTCCTTGCCATATCGAACGATGAGCATGAAAACTTTGGAGATGATCGGGGTCGTTTTCAACCTTGGCGGGCTGTGGACCTCATTCGGCGGCTTGATCAAGCTCGGGCAGGACATTGATGGAGACGCGTTAATAACATCAAGTTGATGGGAAACTAGGTCGATCGGTCCATAATTTCTATCCTCCAGCTGTTGCTAGCAGTGGATAGGAGAAACGTCGCGCACGGCATGATTCTAGTACTAAGACACGTATTGGGACACACGTAAGCAAAGGATGGTTCTTTCGCCATGGCATCTAGCTAATTACAGTATCCGAGTCGGACAATGCAGCGAAGATATGATTAataacaacattgaactaaAGAACTCTGGCTTTGCGAGAACGCCTAGGCTTGGCAGTAAAGATTCTCTGGACTCGACGATGAAGCACAGAAAATAACTGGAGGCTAGTTATAAAGTATGTCAAAGGATTGTTTACAAGATAGGTTTAAGATTTAACAGATGATTCTAATAATCGTGCCGCTGAAGACTTATCTCACCCTGAGTTAGATTGTACATTGGCGAAGATGTATTGCGTCCCAAACCAGTAACCGCGACTTGTTGGCGATTTTGATTGGCAGAACAATAGTCTGATATAGTAAGTAGCGTAAATTTAACTTAAAGATGCGGCTAGGGTTACGGTTGCGACAATATATGCAACACGATTCAGCGGAACCGAAAGAATAGgcaaacaccagacatttgcAGTTTAGAGCTACCTAGCTCATATGGAAAGGTATTCAAAAGTCACTGGCTGAGGCAGATGCTCTGCAAGCAACCACTAGGTACTTTTAACGCGAAAGCTTGTTTACGCTAGCGAAGCTTATATCCCCAAACCTCATATTATTGGAACGTTAAAGCCACTCATAGTGCTGCGTCTTCTATTTGCCATCACTTCATAGTGACCCACTCCAAGTCTCCGGATTTGTGGCGGTCTGAAGCTGAGTTGTGTGGTTCGTTCTATATGGGCCAGACTGTTCTACGCCTGCTCAGGTGCTCAACACCAAACCTGGACGGAGCACGAGAGTCAACTTGCTTAATCCGAACCGTCAATTTTTGATGCGCTATATCAACAAACGTTCTATGCTTCGACGCATGGAATCGTACCGTACCCTGTAGTGCGCAAGAGGCATCTCAACCTGAGAGCGCTACGGGATCTCTTATAGTCGCCGGGTGAATATGCAAGCACATCAGAGTCGATGATGCCCGTGTCTACCGAGTTTCTAAGCAGCCACAAAGTATCAGAGCAGAATAGTTGGGCAGCCTACAGCTCCGTCCTACGAATCAGCATTTTCGCCGTTGATCAAAACCATCTCTCCGACCCAGACATCTTTGTCAACTTTCGAGGCGATTTGCGACAGAGTTTCTTCACTATCGGAAATAAGAATCATGACTCAgccagaagaaaaaaaggccaagcaTCGAGATCCAAGATCGTATCATGATCAGCCAGAAGGCCGGGTCCAAAATGATGACTCTCGATTTGACTTGAGGTTCTTTAACACTAAATTAGAATTTCTTAAAATTGGTACTATGCTAATCATGTCTCATATATTTTTCAGCCGCTGGTGGCTCGTGTCATCCGTTTTCCCCATGATTGCAGGAAATCTAGGTCCTATTGCGTCGGCATTTAGTATTTGCTCCCTATGCCAGTCATGGGTGCAACCAATTTCCTCACCCACCAATATGAACGAAGTGAACCTTATTTCCGACCCAGCTTGGTAGGTAATCGCGGGCAAGAATCTACGAGATGATGCGCTAATTGCCGGCACGCTTGCGCAGGTTAACGGCTCTGAAAGCCATACAGCTGTTCTTAGCTCTCGTGTCAAACATGTTCCTCCTGTTAGACATGACGAGAAAGGTTCGCTTCACCATTGCCGAACCAATCACAATAATAGGCTGGTAAGGCGCCATAGTCTTCCGCACGGCAAAGCATGCTAAAGCGCCATGAGGTATATTTCTGCCATTTGCCTCGTGTGTCTTCATGCGATCGCATCTGGTCCCCTACTCAACAGCCTGGGGATATCCGCAGACGAGAAGATATGGTCACAGGCTTTCTACTACGGTATATGGTCTGCCATTTTATACTTTGTCGCAGCGTCAATACTGGTTATTACATTCTGGGGCTCACTACATGGCCATTACGAGGAAGACTTTAATCTCAGTCACAGTCAGCGAACGCTCATGCTGCAAACCATGACATTTCTCACGTTCCTACTTTTAGGCGCCCTCTTGTTCTCCAAACTTGAAGACTGGAATTACCTAGACGGCGTCTACTGGGCTAATGTAACGCTTTTCACCATTGGTTTTGGCGACATCGCCCCCAACACGGTACTTGCGCAGGCTTTGCTGATGCCTTATGCTCTTATTGGTATTACTagcctcggccttgtcatTAACTCGATCCGAAGTATGATCGTCGAGCGTGGGAGCCAGCGCCTCGATGCGCGGGCAGAGGAGCAGAGCCGTCTAAACGCCCTGCGGAAACTTGTTCGCAAGGGAAAGGGCGACATGTTGACACCCCTTGAGTGCGGTGATTCACCCGCCGATGTCTCGATCAGAGAGCTCGAGCGGCGTTATTTGGAGTTTGGATTAATGCGTGCCATACAAAAAAGGGCGTCCTCTCGGAGAAGATGGACAGCACTAATTATCTCGGCGGTGTCCTGGCTTTGCCTGTGGCTCTgtggcgccgtcgtcttttATAGATGCGAGAAGacaggccaaggctggaccTACTTTGATGCTGTCTATTTTTGTTTCGTATCATTTACGACAATCGGCTACGGCGATCTGGTTCCCAAGTCTAACGCCGGGAAGtcgttttttgttttctggTCATTGATCGCTCTACCGATTCTCACCATCCTTATATCCAATGCGGGCGACACAGTCATCAGGGTTATCAATGATGTTACAATCCGAGTAGGAAGCATCACTCTCCTACCTGGGCGTGGTGGATTCGGCCACAATATGAAGCAACTACTGCATCAACTGAGCTGCGGCTACTTGTATTCCGGGTCTGAAGCAGAAGAAAGTTTCgacttggagaagagaaCCGCTCGACCGAGAGGGACTCCAGAGCCGAGAGTATCCAAGCGAAAGGGTAGGGATGGCCAAAGCCACGATATTGACAACAGCACTTCAAAAACCTTGGCCTCCTGGACGGGAAGTCCAGGGTCTTCGCGCAGCCATGCACCGAGACAGGTTACCCCAGCACAAGGATTTGCTGCTACTTGCAACGCCAAACTTGAAAATCTTCCCACAGGGGACGACTTGCATTTTCTGCTCATATCTGAAATACAGACGGTGGCGAAGACTATCCGTGACGACAGGCATCGAAGGTACACGTTCCAGGACTGGGCGTGGTATTTGCGTTTGATCGGCGAGGACGAGCGCGACCCAGACGCCCATCGTGAGGTGAGGACGAAAGAGCGAACGAGGCCGATAAACAAGATCGGTTCAGCAGGGACAAAGATGCTCCATCGTCAGCCGAGTGTGCAGCgacatgatgaagacgacgagaaccAGACTGAGCGGAACCAGCAGCCAACTAGAAACAATGCCTCTCCGCTTAAATGGTCATGGGTTGGGAATCAAAGCCCTCTGCTTAGCAGGAAAGAGGAGAGCGAGTGGATATTGGAGAGGCTGTTGGAGAGGTTAAGGGAGCTGCTATGGGAAACCAGCAGACAGCATCAGGATAATGTAGTTGAATCGTCGTGACTTGGGTTCCGTTTTACATTAAAGTTTTGTGTGCTGTAAATAGCCTAGTTTAGAAAATTATATGGCGTTCTGCCCATAGTTCTTTGCTGCAATACTCCAGACAGGAGTGCCCTGAAGTATTCTTCCGTCGTACAGCATCGTTCAAAAAGGGCTCGGATGTCTTCTCCGAGACACGGGGCACAGATGTTATATTAAACAGACTGTTTTGCGCCTTTTACGCCCGATTTTCGCCAACATTAGCTTGACTATACATGCATCTCATGGAGAGTCATCAACCTCGGATTGCATTATGGTCGCTGGTACATGAGGCCTTTGGGTTTCGCAGGATTAAAGCGTTTTGCCCGGTATACATGTCGTCACAACTCTGAGTGGTCTACCGAGAACGAGGCTGATGTACGCAAGAGTCGGATGCAAAAGGAAACATCCGGCTCGATACACTTGACGTAAAGGGGCAAGTAATGGGAATCTGTGGGAGGTAAATGGTATAACCACGGCACAATTCCTAGCCCTTCAGCCATCAACACTGTAGTACTCTAGATTCTCGACTACAGCGACAGAACGATCGACTCATACCAGACAAAATATGCGCATCAGGTATGCGCAGGTGTACTCAGCGGCTTGCTCTTGGAGAGTTTCATGCCGCGAGACGGATTTGGGAAACGTCGGCCTCGGGAATCTTGGCATAGCCCTAACCGAATAGTATACGTCAAACGTTCTGCCGTCTTGTACGGTGAACTTTAGTCTCCATATTATCATCCCGTTCCTCACGGGGGCTTCTTATTTAGGTTCCGCACTTAAGTAAGTTACGGTATAAAACTAAACCTGGAACGCGGCACGCAGTGGGATATTATTGACGTCACCCGGTAACGACTTATATAATACAGGGATTGGGTTAAAGTGATAGGCACCGTTTTCCTCCTACTGTTATGCAGACTAATACTTTCAGGTCGGCAAAACTTGGCCGGAATCAACACTTCAGTGCAGTTTTAAAAGGGATTTCGGGTGAAGCGCCGGATCTGGTAATCTGCCGGATTTACACCAACCAGTCTACGACCCATCCATAACCTTGTCTACAAGTCGGC harbors:
- the TOK1_1 gene encoding Outward-rectifier potassium channel TOK1, whose amino-acid sequence is MSHIFFSRWWLVSSVFPMIAGNLGPIASAFSICSLCQSWVQPISSPTNMNEVNLISDPAWLTALKAIQLFLALVSNMFLLLDMTRKVRFTIAEPITIIGWYISAICLVCLHAIASGPLLNSLGISADEKIWSQAFYYGIWSAILYFVAASILVITFWGSLHGHYEEDFNLSHSQRTLMLQTMTFLTFLLLGALLFSKLEDWNYLDGVYWANVTLFTIGFGDIAPNTVLAQALLMPYALIGITSLGLVINSIRSMIVERGSQRLDARAEEQSRLNALRKLVRKGKGDMLTPLECGDSPADVSIRELERRYLEFGLMRAIQKRASSRRRWTALIISAVSWLCLWLCGAVVFYRCEKTGQGWTYFDAVYFCFVSFTTIGYGDLVPKSNAGKSFFVFWSLIALPILTILISNAGDTVIRVINDVTIRVGSITLLPGRGGFGHNMKQLLHQLSCGYLYSGSEAEESFDLEKRTARPRGTPEPRVSKRKGRDGQSHDIDNSTSKTLASWTGSPGSSRSHAPRQVTPAQGFAATCNAKLENLPTGDDLHFLLISEIQTVAKTIRDDRHRRYTFQDWAWYLRLIGEDERDPDAHREVRTKERTRPINKIGSAGTKMLHRQPSVQRHDEDDENQTERNQQPTRNNASPLKWSWVGNQSPLLSRKEESEWILERLLERLRELLWETSRQHQDNVVESS